In Erythrolamprus reginae isolate rEryReg1 chromosome 9, rEryReg1.hap1, whole genome shotgun sequence, the genomic window ggaaacattaaactgcagtttccattgctttgaccatttatctagtaaagctaaatcatttaccagcATTTTCAACCCCAcatcctaaaccagtgatggtgaacctatggtatgggtgccacaggtggcatgcggaaccatatctgctggcacgtaagctgttgccctagctcagctccaatgtgcatgtgtgtgccggtcagctgatttttggctcacacagaggcgctgggtgggcgtttttggcttccagagagcctccggagggatgggggagggcgtttttaccctcccccagctccatggaaacctttggagcctggggagggtgaaacacgagcctactggggccaccagaagttgggaaagaggccttttctagcctccagaggatgggggaagctgttttcaccctccccaggcattgaattatgggtgtgggcactcacacatgctctttcggcaccctaagaaaaaaaggttggccatcactttCTTAAACAAACGAACACTCACCTGCATTATGTTCATCCATTGAAAAAGCTTTATTCTCCATGTAACTCTGAGGAAGTTGAAGGTCATCCTCAAAAGCCGTCTCACGCATCCGTGGCTGTGATGTGTCGAAGTAGTTGGGCATGGCCTCTTGCTGAGACGGGAGGATGGCGCAGTGGACCTCTGGGATGGCGTAGAAGATCAGGAAGACCCAACCGTTGGCTACCAGAGCCACTGCCAGGGTGGGATCCTGCCACTGGTCTCTCCTCCCCAGTTCCTTGTTCCCGTAGAGGTACATAGTCAGCCAAGCCACCCAAATGAGGATGGAGAAGAAGCTGGTGATGACGAGGCACGCCCCGTTCTTCTTCCACTTCTTAAACTTCCCACACAACGTGAAGAAGGAGAAACACAGGGTGGCCACCATCAAGAACATCACGTAAATGGAAGCCATCGCAAAATCCATGGGCTCGTAACGGCAGGCCGGGTTCCCTTCCCTCACTATCGTCAGTATCAGCCACTCCGTGGCAATGATGACCTGGACCAAGGCGACGCAGACGGCGGTTCCGGCCAGCTGCCATCCAGAGGGACTTTTGCCGTGGCGGACGAGCCTCCGGAGCCGCCAGGCTTGAGCAAGCAAGCAGGAGAAGCAGATGGCGAAGAGGACTCCCCAGGAGAACCTGCGGATGGAGCAGATGGTCTCGTCCTCCTCAATGATGTACGCAAAGGCCAAGCCAAACAAAGCCAAGGTCCCCaaaaagaagaggaagtggaGGCCCAAGGGGCTCCTCTTCTCCTTGCCTTTGATGAAGGGCAGCCTCACCAGCAAGATCAATTTGAGGAGCACCGTGGTCAAGACTCCCGCACCCGCCACGGCCTCCATCACAATCCCCCAGATAGCATCCAGGTCGCACAAAGCAGCGTACTGAGGAAGGAGATCCAGCCCACATCCTCGTGGAGTGCTGGAGTTCTCGGAGGAACCATAGTCCACCACAAAGAgcaggagaaggccgaccctaAGGAAAGCGGACATTTTTCCCACCTGGAaacgaaaggaaaagaaattgagACGATAATTTGCCGGCTGCTTCctgcctctaggccaggggtaggcaaagctggctcttctatgacatgtggacttcagctcccagaattcctgagctagcatgattgccccaggaattctgggagttgaagtccacaagtcatagaagagccagctttgcctaccttGGTTCTAGGCAATTTCCCCCACCTTCCTCGATCCAAGAGAAGATGATGCTAGAACTGCCAAAAGGCCAagacagcatagaaacatagaaacatagaagactgacggcagaaaaagacctcatggtccatctagtctgcccttatactatttcctgcattttatcctaggatggatacatgtttatcccaggcatgtttaaattcagtcactgtggatttatctaccacgtctgctggaagtttgttccaaggatctactactctttcagtgaaataatatttcctcacgttacttttgatctttcccccaactaacttcagattgtgtccccttgttcttgtgttcactttcctattaaaaacacttccctcctgaaccttatttaaccctttaacatatttaaatgtttcgatcatgtccccccttttccttctgtcctccagactctacagattgagttcatgaagtctttcctcgtacgttttatgcttaagaccttccaccattcttgtagcccatctttggacccgttcaattttgtcaatatctttttgtaggtgaggtctccagaactgaacacagtactccaaatgtggtttcaccagcgctctatataaggggatcacaatctcccttttcctgcttgttatacctctagctatgcagccaagcatcctacttgcttttcctactgcccgaccacactgctcacccattttgagtgtcagaaatcactacccctaaatccttctcttctgaagtttttgctagcattgACTCAAATCACCTGGAGATTAAATGTAGCACACATAGAATAAGAGTgtccaaccttggtcactttttatgacttgtggacttcaactccccaaattccccagccagccacgggggattctgggagttgaggtccacaagtcttcaagttggaTGCCCCCATGTAGAAGTTCCCATGTAGAGACTCTTCGTCCTCCATGACATCTGGGTTACCTTCTCACTGCCTATCAACAAACTGGAAATTGAGGTCCTCCCTCCAAACCTTCATTGATTTGTGCAAAATTCTACATTCCTAGATTTTTCCAGGAAGAGCCAATTAAAAGTGCTACATTAGATACCAGGAGACtgagaattctagtcccaccttaggtgcAAAAACCAGGTGGGCTAATAATTCAGTCTCGAACCTAGGGAGAGGATGCCAGCAATCCACTTCTGACAAACATGGCCAAGAAAAATAGATCACTGAAGCTTCTCAACCATCTTGGTAAGGTTGAGTTGTGGCAACTGGACTTATTTGTGAGTCCAGTtaaaaataataagtaagtaaattattTGTAATTTACTAACTGCTAGCAGTTAGTTCAGCACTTCaaacctcaccaccggctcaaggttgactcagccttccatccttccaaggtgggtaaaatgagaacccagattattattttttattattattattatttattggatttgtatgccgcccctctccgcagactcagggcggctaacaacattgataaaaaacaacatgtaacaatctaatttaataaaacaactaaaaacccttattataaaaaccaaacatacacacaaacataccatacataacttgtaatggcctaggggaaggaatatcctaactcccccatgcctggtgacaaaggtgggtcttgagtaatttgcgaaagacaaggatggtgggggccgttctaatctttgggggtagttgattccagagggccggggccgccacagagaaggctcttcccgtggggcccaccaaacgacattgtttggtcgatgggacccggagaaggccaactctgtgggaccttatcggccgctgggattcgtgcggtagaaggcggttccggatgtattctggcccaatgccatgtagggctttaaaggtcattaccaacactttgaattgtgaccggaaaccgatcgacagccagtgcagaccatggagtgttgcagaaacatgggcgaatctaggaagtcccacgatggctctcgcggccgcattctgcacgatctgaagtttccgaacacttttcagaggtagccccatgtagagagcgttgcagtaatcgaacctcgaggtgatgagggcatgtgtgaCTGTGAGCAACAACTCCCTGccattgttgggggaaagaggctaactctgtaaactgcttagagagggctgtaaaaatagtacgtaagtctaaatgctattgctataatcgtTTGTTTATTTCTGCGAAACGTCTCAAACCAACACCAATAAGTCCAATTGCCATGACCCAACCCTTCAGGTTGCCAAGTCAATTGCAGGCACTTGTTGCTGGGTGACCAAGACTTTGGGTTGACTTTCTGGACTATAACAACAGCCACAATCGAGAGTTTTCATCGTCTACACTTCAGCTACTCAAGGAGTTGAAGGCTTTGGATGAACACTGCAGTATGACTGCAaaatatttgttaaaaaaaagaaaagaatggtaCTCTGAGTTCAGAACCGAAACCTTTGCTGCAGTTCTGACGTTCTCCCCCCCCCTACCCTTCCCCGGAGAATATCGCAACGATTGGGAATTCTGCCCAGTTTCTTCCCAGCTACTTTGAAAAGAATCAAGCTTTGGGGGAGATGTGAAGCTCAGCTTTCCAAAAAGAGATGCGACTCCTGAACTTGTAATTGACGAGGCCGTTGGGTGtttctattataataataatagaaacacagaaacatagaagattgacggcagaaaaagacctcatggtccatctactctgcccttatactatttcctgtattttatcttaggatggatctatgtttatcccaggcatgtttaaattcagttactgtgcatttgccaaccacgtctgctggaagtttgttccaaggatctactactctttcagtaaaataatattttctcacgttgcgacctttcccccaactaacctcagattgtacctcccttgttcttgtgttcacttttctattaaaaacacttccctcctgaaccttatttaaccctttaacacatttaaatgtttcgatcacgtcctcccctttcccttctgtcctccagactatacagattaagttcattgagtctttcctgataagttttatgcttaagaccttccataattcttgtagcccgtctttggacccgttcagtttgatcaatctctttttgtaggtgaggtctccagaactgaacaatctccctcttcctgcttgttatacctctagctatgcagccaagcattctacttgctttctctaccgcctgaccagactattcacccattttgagactgtcagaaatcactacccctaaatccttctcttctgtagtttttgctaacccagaactgccaatacaatagcagtaggattccttttccccaagtgcattattttacatttggaaacattaaactgcagtttccattgctttgaccacgaCTGTTTCCTTCTGCATTGTAATGCTGCAGACCGTCAATGCTGCACCTTTGCTGCTGGATGACCGAATGCAGAGGAACAGCAGTAGGAATGAAAAATGCCACTGGGGGATATTTTTAGAAGTCCTAAGCCCAACTGGAATCCAAGGGGGATGTGGAGTCTGGCCATCCATTCCCCTCCCCAAATATAGCAGGCCTACTTGGTCACATGTTCAAGACCTCCCTTTGGCGCTCCTGAGAACAACAAAACTATCTCgggacacacacaccccaaacggGAACATTCCAAAGATTGTGTAAGAGTCAACAAGCCACCTGCATTTCGTGGGCTGCCAAACAGCAGCAGTTTAATTCCCTGCCTGCTCTGGAATAAGACCATATTTTAAGGAGTATAGAGAGACCCAGAGTTTGGAGCACTGTCAATTGTAATCAGGGTGAGTCTCCATCAGTGAGGGAAACTACGGCATTTACAGATGATGGACACTGGTTGAGGAAACCATGGCCTCTAGAGTTGGTCTCCATCAGAGAGAGAAGGCATCCCACTTAAGAATGGTGGACACTGCTGGAGAAACCATGGCTTCTAGAGTTGGTCTCCATCAGTGACAGAGGCCATCCCATTTAAGAATGATGGACACTGGTTGGGGAAATCATGGCCTCTAGAGAGTTGGTCTCCATCAGAGGGGGAAGCTATGGCATTTATGGATGGTCGACACTGGTTGGAGAAACCATGGCCTCTAGAGTTGGTCTCCATCAGAGAGAGAAGCCATCCCATTTAAGAATGATGGACACTGGTTGGGGAAATCATGGCCTCTAGAGAGTTGGTCTTCATCAGAGGGGGAAGCTATGGCATTTATGGATGGTCGACACTGGTTGGAGAAACCATGGCCTCTAGAGAGTTGGTCTCCACCAGAGAGGGAAACTATGGGACTTGTGGATGGTGGACACTGGTTGGGGAAACCATGGCCTCTAGAGTTGGTCTCCATCAGCGACAGAAGCCATCCCATTTAAAAATGGTGGACACTGGTTGGAGAAACCATGGCCTCTAGAGTTGGTCTCCATCAGAGACAAAAGGCTTCCTACTTATGGTGGTTTGACACTGGTTGGAAATCCATTCATTTCAGGGTtggtttccttctctctctgtctgtctgtctgtctgtctgtctgtctgtctgtctgtctgtctgtctatctatctatctatctatctatctatctatctatctatctatctatctatctattagatttgtatgctgcccctctccgaagactcgggtcggttaacaacaataaagaaaacaatgtaacaaatctaatattaaaaagcaatataaaaaacccaatttaagagaccaatcatacaaacaagcataccatgtataaattctataagcctagggggaaggggaaaaaatttcaattcccccatgcctgacgacagaggtgggttttaaggagcttgcgaaaggcaaagagggtgggggcaactctgatatctggggggagctggttccagagggtcggggccgccacagagaaggctcttctcctgggtcccaccaaatgacattgtttagtcgacgggacccagagaaggccaactctgtgggacctgaccggtcgctgggattcgtgcagcagaaggcggtcccggagatattctggtccgattgtACCAACACCCTG contains:
- the GPRC5B gene encoding G-protein coupled receptor family C group 5 member B translates to MSAFLRVGLLLLFVVDYGSSENSSTPRGCGLDLLPQYAALCDLDAIWGIVMEAVAGAGVLTTVLLKLILLVRLPFIKGKEKRSPLGLHFLFFLGTLALFGLAFAYIIEEDETICSIRRFSWGVLFAICFSCLLAQAWRLRRLVRHGKSPSGWQLAGTAVCVALVQVIIATEWLILTIVREGNPACRYEPMDFAMASIYVMFLMVATLCFSFFTLCGKFKKWKKNGACLVITSFFSILIWVAWLTMYLYGNKELGRRDQWQDPTLAVALVANGWVFLIFYAIPEVHCAILPSQQEAMPNYFDTSQPRMRETAFEDDLQLPQSYMENKAFSMDEHNAALRTAGFRNGSLGSRASAPFRSNVYQPTEMAVVLNGGTIPTAPPSYTGRHLW